GTCATTCATATGGTCTCTAAGGTTCTGGTTGTTTTTTTTTACCTTTTGAATTTTTTATATTCACCGACTGTTTTACCAAATGTAGCTTTCGATATCTCATTGGTAAGTATCGCAAAGTCTTTTTGCTGCTGAATGTCCCTGTTTTTCCATTCATCTGTCAAATCCTGCCTGATTGCTATGCCCCGGAGTCTCTTTTCAATCCATTCCGCAGGGTATCCTTTAAGCTCGTAATAGTCCTTGACTCTGTCCTGTGCAATTTCGGGGTTTTCTATTTCCTGCACCCGTTCATAACCGACTTTAGCGAGCCACCTTTTGAATGGTTCGACTTTTGGGGATGAGATGGACTGGATTACCCTGAACATGGACTCTGTATTTGCGCAATCTGTGCTGTAGTATTTACCATCAGATGATGGCAGTTTCAGTTGTACGATTATTTCGTACAACTGG
The window above is part of the ANME-2 cluster archaeon genome. Proteins encoded here:
- a CDS encoding Bro-N domain-containing protein; this translates as MDSNDALVVFESAKIRRIWHDRQWYFSVVDIVGALTDSSIPRRYWSDLKIKLDEEGFQLYEIIVQLKLPSSDGKYYSTDCANTESMFRVIQSISSPKVEPFKRWLAKVGYERVQEIENPEIAQDRVKDYYELKGYPAEWIEKRLRGIAIRQDLTDEWKNRDIQQQKDFAILTNEISKATFGKTVGEYKKFKR